The Paludisphaera rhizosphaerae genome segment CCCCGGCTGCAAGCACTGCTACGCCGAGACGTTCGCAGAGCGGTTCCGTGGGGTCCCCAGTCATCCCTACGAGCATGGCTTCGACCTGAAACTCGTCCCCCACAAATTGGTCGAGCCTCTGACATGGCCGTCGGCGAAGACGGTTTTCGTGAACTCGATGAGCGACCTGTTCCAGCGAAAGGTGCCGCTCCCCTACGTGGAACGAGTTTGCAAGGTCATGGAGGTCGCCGACTGGCACACATATCAAGTGCTCACGAAGCGAGCTGAGGAGATGCGGGACGCGCTCGCCGGTCCGCTGACATTCGCAGGGCGTTTTCCGCACGTCTGGTGGGGGGTGAGCGTCGAGGATCGCAAGTACGGTCTGCCTCGGATCGACATTTTGCGAGAAACGCATGCGGCGGTCCGCTTCCTCTCCGTCGAACCGCTCCTGCAGGACTTGGGGGAGATCGACCTTCGAGAGATCGACTGGGTGATCGTCGGGGGGGAAAGCGGCCGTGGGGCTAGGCCGATGGAGGAGGGCTGGGTCCGAAGCCTACGCGATCAATGCGAGGCTGCGGGGGTCCCGTTTTTCTTCAAGCAATGGGGAGGCGAGCGAAAGTCGAAATTGGGGAGGGAGCTTGATGGACGAACGCACGACGCGATGCCTGAACGACTGGTGAAGCCGGCTCCAAGCCCCTCCTCCCGGGCGAGGTCGATCGAGATCGTACGCGAGTGGTCGCGAGAGTTCGTCGCCAAGGCGAGCGACAAGCTGGATCCTGCCCTTCAAACCTTGCTGTTCTGAAGGACTTTGCTTTCCCCATTTTTCCTGAGCCCCACGAGGCTCCTCAGCAGGAACACCCTGGTGCATGGACAGAAGGGACAGAAGAAAGACAGAAGTGGCCATGCATCTCAGAGCGACTACCTGGTGAAACCGGGCGATTTCGGGGTCGGCGGGATAGCCGTCTGCCAGAAGATCCCCGAGTTCGACTCTGCCGGGTACTTTAGAGACTTCGAATCCAGGCACGGCCGCCTATCGCGAGCGGGCGAATCGGGACTGGAAATCCAATCATGCTGATTGGGCCGAAGCGATGGGTCAGGAGAGCTGCTTTTCGCCGCCAGATCTAGATGCCCGGGACCATCCTTAAATAGAGGCATGAGGATGGCACGCGCGGCAATCGGCCGGAGTGCGGGTCGCTCGGGATGAAGACGGGTCGAGAGAGAGGCGGCGGAAAATGGCCGAACAAAGCCGACTTCGGGAGCACCGGGGTTCTGTAAAGATCAACTGGGAAACGGCTTGCATCGCCACGGCGGCTTTGGTGAGGCGCGCGAACGAAGCCGTTCGAAGCCATTGCGTCAGCCATCGCGGGACGAGGCGAAGTCCGCTTGTCTCGACCCGGCTGGATTAGGCCGGGGATCGCGATTCGACCGGGACAGTGGGGGATGTCGACTAGCGAAAACGGACGATCAAAGCCAAAACCGCCGGACGATTGATCGTTGTAAAAATCGATGCACGAATAACTTGCGTTTGTTTCGCGTTGATGTCGCGGGGACGATCGAAGCCAAAACGGAGCCGCCCGAGGTGGAGCAGCGGGAAGGGGATCGTCTGGTAAGAGATGGCGGGCGGGGACCGAGTTGCCTCGTTGGCGAGGGGCAGAGCCGACGCGCTGAGGTCGGGTCTGAGCGACGGCGTGAGTACGGGTGGTTTCTGTTACACTCGGCGGGTTGGACGTTCGGCGGAAGGCGGTGAACCCTCGCCTTGACGGCCGGATCTATCCTTTTTACAAGAGGCCCCGCGATCGAGCGTTCTGGCAAGGACCGGGAAATGGACGAGCAGCAGCGATTTTATATCACGACGGCCATCGACTACCCCAACAGCCGCCCCCACATCGGCACCGCCTTCGAGAAGATCGGGGCCGACGTCCAGGCGCGGTTTCGTCGCATGGAAGGGGCCGCCGTCCATTTCCTGATGGGCAACGATGAGAACACCATCAAGGTCACCCAGCGCGCCCGCGAGTTGAACGTCGAGCCCAAGGCTTACGTCGACGATATGGCTCGCCAGTTCCAGGACGTCTGGCGGGCGCTCGAAATCTCGAACGACGACTTCATCCAGACCAGCGAGGATCGTCACCACGTCGGCTGCCGGAAGTTCATCCAGGCCGTCTACGACGCGGGAGACATCTACAAAGGCACCTACGCCGGCCATTACTGCACGGGATGCGAGTCGTTCAAGACCGAGAAAGAGGTCGCCGAGGGAGGCGGGCGCTGCCCCAACCATCCCAACACGCCCCTGTCCTGGGTCGAGGAAGATAACTACTACTTCCGCCTCTCCGCGTTCGGCGATCGCCTGCTGGCCCACTACGCCGCCAATCCCGACTTCATCCAGCCGGAGAGCCGTCGCAACGAGATCATCAGCCTCGTCGAAGGGGGGCTGACGGACATCTCGATCACCCGCAAAGGCTTTACCTGGGGTATCCCCGTCCCATTCGACCCCAATCAGACGATCTACGTCTGGTTCGACGCCCTGCTCAACTACGTCACGGCTGCCGGTTACGGCACGGATGAGGAGCGGTTCGCGCGGACCTGGCCGGCGGACGTGCACGTCATCGGCAAGGACATCACGCGGTTCCACTGCGCCCTCTGGCCGGCGATGCTGATGTCGGCCGGGCTGCCGCTGCCGAAGAAGGTCTTCGGCCACGGTTTCGTCTATCGCAAGAACGAGATGACCGGCGAGGCCGAGAAGCTGAGCAAGAGCCTGGGCAACGTCGTCGAGCCGATGGAGTTGATCGAGAAGTTCTCGGCCGAGGCCTTCCGCTACTACTTCATGAGCCAGTGCCCGTTCGGCGGCGACGGCGAGTTCTCGTTCGAGCGCTTCGCCGACGCCTATAACAGCGGCCTGGCCAACACGCTCGGCAACAACTACAGCCGCATCATCACGATGTGCCTGAAGTACTTCGAGGGGGACCTGGGGTCGGTCGAGGGGCTCGACCTGACCGCCTGGCGGCGCGGGCTCGACCTGTCGGCGCTCGTGGCGGACCTCCGCGAGAAGGTCGGCGCGTTCGACTACAACACGGCCCTCCAGCGGATCTGGCTCGAAGTGATCGACGCGGCCAACAAGTACCTCCAGGAAACGGCCCCCTTCAAGCTGTTCAAGACCGATCCCGAGGCGACTCGTGTGATCCTGGCGAACCTCGCGGACTCGATGCGGGTGACGGCCGTCCTCATCAAGCCGTTCCTGCCGAGAGTCGCGGAGACGTTCTACACGGCCTTCAACTTCGGCGACCATCAGCCCTGGGACGAGGTGTCGTACGCGACGGCTCCGAAGCCGTTCGCGGGCGACCGCCTCCAGGTGACGGCCCCGATCGTTGAAGGGAAGCCCGCTCCTCTGTTTCCGAAGATCGATTCCAAGTAAGAGAATTCGCGAAATCGGTATGGTTGAAAGAATCGTCATGATCGGCGATGGACTCCGCCGGTCATGATGATTAGATTGCGGCTCGATGCGTCGGCAAGCCTTTGCACAGCACTCAAGGATGGGTCGAGGTAGACGCCATGGATGGACCGAATCGCAAGCTCGTCGTCGCCCTGTGTATGCATCGCAGCGGGTCGAGTCTGACGACCAATATCCTGGAGAAGCTGGGGATGGCGCTGGGGCCGTTCCCCCTGGTCGACGCGGCTCCGAGCAACCCCTATGGCCACTTTGAGTCCATCCCCTTTCACTCCCTCTGCCGAAGGGTCCAGGAATGGGCCTTCGGCTTCGCCGACGACGTCCCCGACGATCCCGCCATCCTCGCCCGTTTCGTGGAGACCAACGGAGCGTGGCCCACGGATCTCGAACTCCCCCAGGAGTGGCTGGACGAGGGTGAGGAGATCACCCGGCAGCTCATCGCGAGCGGGCCGATCGCGGGGTTCAAGGATCCTCGGGCCGTGTTGGTCTGGCCGTTCTGGCGGCAAGTCTTCGCTCGGATCGAGGACGTGGAGATCGTCGCGGCCTCGCTGCTTCGTTCCCCCCACGAGATCGCGATGAGCCTGTGCACGCGCAGCCGGGGCGACATCCCCTACTGGGCGGCCCTCGACGCTGTGGGCGTCCATCTGCAGCATATGCAAGCCGCCCATGACGAGCTGGGAACGGCGTCGCACGTCGTGCGATTCGGGACGGGCCACTTCTGGGACGACATGAAGCGTCTCGCCCAGGCCTGCGGATTGGACTGGGACGACGAGAAGGTGCGGCGGGTCTACGACCCGACGTGCGTCCATCACAAGTCGGCGGTCGTGGCCCATCGTTCTCAGACGATCCTGAACGAGCTGGGCGACGATGCCTGGACTGAGTACGAGCCGGGCCCGAACGCCGAGCGACTGGCTGCCGATTCCCGGAAGTACGAGGCCACCATGCACTCCCAGCTATCGGCGGCTCGCCGGGAGCTTGGCAAGGCGATCGTCGCCTGCAAGGAGGCCCCGAAGTCGGCGGAGGCCGCCGGAACCAGGTCGCATGAGGACAGTGCGAAGGCCATCGAGGTCCGCCGCGAGCTGATCGTGACGAAGGCCGCACTGGCCGAGGCTGAGAAGGCCTTCAGCATCTCCATGACCAGCCTCAAGGAGTCGGAGAAGCACCTGTACCGGGTGTCGGAGAGCCTCGTCACGACTCGCGCCCGGCTCGTCCAGTCGGAGCAAGCGGTCGCCGAGGCCCATCAGCGGCTCGCCGAAGCCCACGATCGGGAGATTCGTCTGCTCGCCCAGGTCGAACAGGCTCAACAAGGGTCGAAGGCCGACGTGGAGGCCGAACGCAAACGCACCGGCGCTGAGAGGTCGCGGGCCGAGGCGGTTCAGCTCAGGCTCGACTCCATGGAAGAGGCCGCCGCACGTCGGGAACGCCAACTCGCCCGGTCTCTGGAGCGCGAGGAGAAGCGCTGGCTGGAGAACCTCGCGCTACGGCGACGGCTCGAGAAGTTCGAGTCGAACTCGATCATCGGCGCGGCGGTGAAGGGACGGCAGCAGATCAAGCAGATCTGGCTCAAGCTCCGCCACATCGGACCGAACGGCGAGCCTCGCTCCGCCCGCGTGGACCGCCCCCTCTGAGCATCAGGCGACGTCGGCTGTCGGGCGGCTCTCGACGACCAGGCGACGGTGAAGGACCGAGACGATCCGGTCGGACGCACGTCCGTCCCCGAAAGGGGAAGCGGCGAGGCCCGAGCGGCGGATCTCACGGCGCTCCCGCAACAGCCGGGCGCCTTCGCAATGGATGGCCTCAGGATCGTCGCCGACGAGCCAGGCCGCACCACAGCGGATCGCCTCGGGCCGTTCGCTGACGTCCCGGAGGACCAGGACCGGCGTGCCGAGCGAAGGGGCTTCCTCTTGCACGCCCCCGCTGTCGCTGAGGATCAGCGAGGCCCTCTTCATGGCGGTCACGAACGGACCGTAGTCAAGAGGGCGGACGAATCGGATCCGCTCCAAGCCACCGAGCGACGCGCGGACGACCGGCTCGACGGCAGGGTTGGGATGCAGCGGCCAGAGGAACTCCACGTCCTGGCAATCGTCGTGGAGTCTTCGAATGCCCTCGCAGATCCGCAGGAGGGGCTCTCCGAAGTTCTCGCGACGGTGGACCGTGACCAGCACGAACGGCCCGCTCGGAGCGTCCTCGCCGATCGGCGTCTGGCGTTCCGCGGCCAGCAGCAAGGCGTCGATCCCCGTGTTGCCCGTCATGTGCACGGCCTCTTGTGCGATCCCTTCGCGGAGAAGATTGGCCCGTGCTTCCGGGGTCGGAGCGAAGTGGAGAGAGGCCAGATGGCTCGCCGCGACGCGGTTGGCTTCCTCCGGGAAGGGGGCGTCGAGCCGATAGGTCCGCAGGCCGGCCTCAAGGTGGGCGAACGGGACGTCGAGCATGTAGCTCGCCATGGCGGCGGCCAGCACGGTCGTCGTATCGCCCTGAGCGATGACGCAGTCGGGCTCTTCGAGACGGAGCGTCTC includes the following:
- the wecB gene encoding non-hydrolyzing UDP-N-acetylglucosamine 2-epimerase, with protein sequence MLSDEPRRKVVVVAGTRPEVIKTAPVVRALRDQPWAQCRLVFTAQHRDLASSIFEFFGIQPDVDLDVMRPGQSLADLSNRLVVALHETLRLEEPDCVIAQGDTTTVLAAAMASYMLDVPFAHLEAGLRTYRLDAPFPEEANRVAASHLASLHFAPTPEARANLLREGIAQEAVHMTGNTGIDALLLAAERQTPIGEDAPSGPFVLVTVHRRENFGEPLLRICEGIRRLHDDCQDVEFLWPLHPNPAVEPVVRASLGGLERIRFVRPLDYGPFVTAMKRASLILSDSGGVQEEAPSLGTPVLVLRDVSERPEAIRCGAAWLVGDDPEAIHCEGARLLRERREIRRSGLAASPFGDGRASDRIVSVLHRRLVVESRPTADVA
- the metG gene encoding methionine--tRNA ligase encodes the protein MDEQQRFYITTAIDYPNSRPHIGTAFEKIGADVQARFRRMEGAAVHFLMGNDENTIKVTQRARELNVEPKAYVDDMARQFQDVWRALEISNDDFIQTSEDRHHVGCRKFIQAVYDAGDIYKGTYAGHYCTGCESFKTEKEVAEGGGRCPNHPNTPLSWVEEDNYYFRLSAFGDRLLAHYAANPDFIQPESRRNEIISLVEGGLTDISITRKGFTWGIPVPFDPNQTIYVWFDALLNYVTAAGYGTDEERFARTWPADVHVIGKDITRFHCALWPAMLMSAGLPLPKKVFGHGFVYRKNEMTGEAEKLSKSLGNVVEPMELIEKFSAEAFRYYFMSQCPFGGDGEFSFERFADAYNSGLANTLGNNYSRIITMCLKYFEGDLGSVEGLDLTAWRRGLDLSALVADLREKVGAFDYNTALQRIWLEVIDAANKYLQETAPFKLFKTDPEATRVILANLADSMRVTAVLIKPFLPRVAETFYTAFNFGDHQPWDEVSYATAPKPFAGDRLQVTAPIVEGKPAPLFPKIDSK
- a CDS encoding DUF5131 family protein, with protein sequence MSVHSDIEWTDATWNPVRGCTKISPGCKHCYAETFAERFRGVPSHPYEHGFDLKLVPHKLVEPLTWPSAKTVFVNSMSDLFQRKVPLPYVERVCKVMEVADWHTYQVLTKRAEEMRDALAGPLTFAGRFPHVWWGVSVEDRKYGLPRIDILRETHAAVRFLSVEPLLQDLGEIDLREIDWVIVGGESGRGARPMEEGWVRSLRDQCEAAGVPFFFKQWGGERKSKLGRELDGRTHDAMPERLVKPAPSPSSRARSIEIVREWSREFVAKASDKLDPALQTLLF